Proteins encoded within one genomic window of Humulus lupulus chromosome 1, drHumLupu1.1, whole genome shotgun sequence:
- the LOC133803714 gene encoding protein SLOW GREEN 1, chloroplastic isoform X2, whose translation MGFSSALSLCSHTSSFSSPKFFFTPKFDCKTLKPSVPKPQKPFILPINLRSSTKPSKIVTHFSQSSPPNSPFSNGSNFSCFPPPKDNFHRLFLEKIVGFLIGTAFFIGFFSMRPALALPAPTSSSSMNSSTQSEEIEKEYFYQEILKKEPKNIEALMVVLYGKMRRGDTKEAVKYVERLIELEPEEVEWKLLLALSYETMGRLSTAKRLFKEILKQRPLLLRALHGLALVMHKNHEGPAVFEMLNKALELARHEKKVTEERNIRILIAQMHVVRGALEDGLKEFQTLVKEDHRDFRPYLCMVNFLMSFLSLLI comes from the exons ATGGGTTTTTCCAGTGCTTTATCTCTTTGCTCTCACACTAGCAGCTTTTCTAGTCCCAAGTTCTTTTTTACTCCTAAGTTTGATTGCAAGACCCTTAAACCCTCCGTGCCTAAACCCCAAAAACCATTTATACTCCCAATAAATCTTCGCTCTTCTACAAAGCCATCAAAAATCGTGACCCATTTCTCTCAGTCATCACCTCCAAATTCACCTTTCTCAAATGGCTCAAACTTCAGCTGTTTTCCCCCACCCAAGGATAATTTTCACCGTTTATTCTTGGAAAAGATTGTGGGTTTTCTAATTGGGACGGCTTTCTTTATTGGGTTTTTTAGTATGAGACCAGCTTTGGCTTTACCTGCTCCAACGAGCAGCTCTAGTATGAATAGTAGTACCCAAAGTGAAGAAATTGAAAAGGAATATTTTTACCAGGAGATTTTGAAGAAGGAGCCGAAGAATATTGAAGCTTTGATGGTGGTTTTGTATGGGAAAATGAGGAGAGGGGACACAAAGGAGGCTGTTAAATATGTGGAGAGGTTGATCGAGTTGGAACCAGAGGAAGTTGAATGGAAACTTTTGTTGGCACTTTCTTATGAGACGATGGGGAGACTGAGTACAGCAAAACGATTGTTCAAGGAGATCTTGAAACAGAGGCCTCTCTTGCTTAGAGCTTTGCAT GGTCTAGCGTTGGTGATGCACAAAAACCATGAAGGTCCGGCAGTTTTCGAGATGTTGAATAAGGCTTTAGAACTTGCTCGCCATGAAAAAAAGGTTACCGAGGAGAGAAATATCAGAATTCTGATTGCACAAATGCATGTTGTAAGG GGGGCATTGGAAGACGGCTTGAAGGAATTTCAAACACTGGTTAAGGAGGATCATCGTGATTTTAGGCCTTATCTTTGCATGGTGAACTTTCTAATGTCGTTCTTGTCACTGCTAATTTGA
- the LOC133803714 gene encoding protein SLOW GREEN 1, chloroplastic isoform X1, which yields MGFSSALSLCSHTSSFSSPKFFFTPKFDCKTLKPSVPKPQKPFILPINLRSSTKPSKIVTHFSQSSPPNSPFSNGSNFSCFPPPKDNFHRLFLEKIVGFLIGTAFFIGFFSMRPALALPAPTSSSSMNSSTQSEEIEKEYFYQEILKKEPKNIEALMVVLYGKMRRGDTKEAVKYVERLIELEPEEVEWKLLLALSYETMGRLSTAKRLFKEILKQRPLLLRALHGLALVMHKNHEGPAVFEMLNKALELARHEKKVTEERNIRILIAQMHVVRGALEDGLKEFQTLVKEDHRDFRPYLCMGIVYSLLDKKEEAAEQFETYRSLVPEEFPQRGFLDDVVLAAKSKSREQLQKEFQNEYTKWK from the exons ATGGGTTTTTCCAGTGCTTTATCTCTTTGCTCTCACACTAGCAGCTTTTCTAGTCCCAAGTTCTTTTTTACTCCTAAGTTTGATTGCAAGACCCTTAAACCCTCCGTGCCTAAACCCCAAAAACCATTTATACTCCCAATAAATCTTCGCTCTTCTACAAAGCCATCAAAAATCGTGACCCATTTCTCTCAGTCATCACCTCCAAATTCACCTTTCTCAAATGGCTCAAACTTCAGCTGTTTTCCCCCACCCAAGGATAATTTTCACCGTTTATTCTTGGAAAAGATTGTGGGTTTTCTAATTGGGACGGCTTTCTTTATTGGGTTTTTTAGTATGAGACCAGCTTTGGCTTTACCTGCTCCAACGAGCAGCTCTAGTATGAATAGTAGTACCCAAAGTGAAGAAATTGAAAAGGAATATTTTTACCAGGAGATTTTGAAGAAGGAGCCGAAGAATATTGAAGCTTTGATGGTGGTTTTGTATGGGAAAATGAGGAGAGGGGACACAAAGGAGGCTGTTAAATATGTGGAGAGGTTGATCGAGTTGGAACCAGAGGAAGTTGAATGGAAACTTTTGTTGGCACTTTCTTATGAGACGATGGGGAGACTGAGTACAGCAAAACGATTGTTCAAGGAGATCTTGAAACAGAGGCCTCTCTTGCTTAGAGCTTTGCAT GGTCTAGCGTTGGTGATGCACAAAAACCATGAAGGTCCGGCAGTTTTCGAGATGTTGAATAAGGCTTTAGAACTTGCTCGCCATGAAAAAAAGGTTACCGAGGAGAGAAATATCAGAATTCTGATTGCACAAATGCATGTTGTAAGG GGGGCATTGGAAGACGGCTTGAAGGAATTTCAAACACTGGTTAAGGAGGATCATCGTGATTTTAGGCCTTATCTTTGCATG GGAATTGTGTACAGCTTACTGGATAAAAAGGAAGAAGCTGCAGAACAGTTTGAGACATACCGGTCTCTGGTGCCAGAAGAATTTCCACAAAGGGGATTTCTTGATGATGTTGTGTTGGCTGCAAAGTCCAAATCAAGAGAACAGTTACAGAAAGAGTTTCAGAATGAATACACAAAGTGGAAGTAA